In one Longimicrobium sp. genomic region, the following are encoded:
- a CDS encoding tryptophan synthase subunit alpha: VPVAVGFGISTPEQAATVARVADGVVVGSALVETLRTGGVDEGLAFVRALRKAVDGARAA, encoded by the coding sequence CGGTGCCCGTGGCCGTGGGCTTCGGCATCAGCACCCCCGAGCAGGCGGCCACCGTGGCGCGCGTGGCCGACGGGGTGGTGGTGGGGAGCGCGCTGGTGGAAACGCTGCGGACGGGCGGGGTGGACGAGGGCCTCGCCTTCGTGCGGGCGCTGCGCAAGGCGGTCGACGGAGCGCGCGCCGCGTGA